Genomic DNA from uncultured Desulfuromusa sp.:
CTCAGGAATTTCACCGTAGAGCGAGTGCATTTTATCAACAACTTGCGAATAAAGCCGAAGGTTCCAAAGTTAAAATGTTGCTTGATTACCTTGTGCGTCATGAAGCTCACTTGGATCGTGCTTTAGGTGATTACAAGGACGAGATTAAATCTAAAGCTTTGGATGCATGGTATCAATATGCCCAGGAGCAATGTCTGATGCAGCCATTTGATGTGAGTCAGTATCCGGCTGAAATGACTGTAGAAGATGTTATGAAGATCGGTCTCGAGATTGACGCATGTCTCGTTGCTTCATATAAAGGCATGGCTGAAACGGCGACATCTCAAGAGTGTCGTGAAATTTTTGAAAGTTTGTTGTTGATGGAAAAGCAACAAAAACACAAATTAGCTCGTGTTGCTCTCGAAATAGACGAAATGTAGATTTATTCTGTCATCAGGATTATAAAGCCGCATCTGTTGAATGATGCGGCTTTTTTTTGGAGAAGTGATGAAGCGAAGGTTCTTGATCATTGTCGTTTTATTTATCGTCACAGGTTGCATAATCTACCTGAATCAGACCAAAACTTCCGGCGATCGACTGATAACACTTGCTGGAACCACGATGGGGACCAGTTATCATATTAAACTGGCTCCAGCAGAAGATCAGAAGTTAAATGAAGCATCGATTAAGTCAAAGGTTGATGCCCGACTTGCCGGCATTGACAGTAAAATGTCGACCTATAAAGAAAATTCCGACGTCTCACATTTTAATACCTATGTAGCGGGAAGCTGGATGCCGATTTCCGCTGAAACCATGATTGTTGTCAATGCAGCTCAAGAAGTCAGCCAGCTGAGCCATGGTGCTTTTGATATCACCATTGGCAATCTGGTTAACCTGTGGGGTTTTGGCCCCACGGTAAACATTTACGAAATGCCGGATGCAAATGTAATCAAGAGCTTGCTGCCGGAGGTTGGATATAATAAACTGGAAGTCCGCTTGTCACCACCGGGGTTACGGAAAAGTAGCGATTTGGTCTACTTGGATTTATCAGCTATTGCCAAAGGGTATGCGGTTGATGCTATTGCTAAATTATTGACCGATAACAATATAGAGAACTTTCTTGTTGAGATCGGTGGCGAGATTGTTACTCATGGTCATAAGCAGCAGCAAAAACCATGGGTTGTCGGAATAGAGACACCCATCGCCGGTCAACGTAGCGTCAGGAAGAGGTTACATTTAGCTGATGTTGCTATGGCAACATCGGGTGATTATCGCAACTATTTTGAGCATGAGGGCGTACGTTATTCGCACACCATTGACCCTGCAACTGGTTATCCTATAAAACATTCATTGGTGTCGGTGACTGTGATTGATCAATCCTGTATGCGTGCAGACGCCTTAGCTACTGCGATCATGGTTATGGGACCGGATAAAGGGTTAGGGTTCGCTGAAAAACACCAACTAGCAATTTTTATGCTGGTAAAACAAGGTGACCATTTTATTGAAAAGTACAGTCGGCTTTTTGAGCCGTACCTGAATAAAGAGGAGAATTAGCTATGGAATTACTTCTTCCTGCTTTGATTATTTTTCTACTTGCATTTATCGGGCTATCTATCGGGATTATTTTTGGTCGTAAGGGGATCTCCGGAAGTTGCAGCAGCAATGAGGCTAAACTTTTGGATATCCAGTGTTTTTGTGGTCAGGATGAGAGTTGTTCTATTAGTGGCTCCGGCAGTATTTCCGTCAATGCCGTTTGTGCCGATGGTGACCTGGAAAAGTGCCGTCAGATTCAGGCAGATTTTGAAAACCGGACAAGGCGCTTATCACCTCCCAAGTAAGCCTCGATGAGTTGTGTCGAACCGTATCTGCAAAAGATTAGTGTCTCAGATAAATCCTGTGGATACTTGAGTCGGTGAGCTCCCTATATCTGCATATACCTTTCTGTTCCAGTAAATGTCCATACTGTGATTTCTTCTCTCAGGTTGGGACTCAACGACAACTGGATCGATATGTTGAACTTTTGAAGCGCAATATTGAAATTGTGTCTCAAGGCCTTGCACAGCCAGCCTCACTGAACACAATATTTTTTGGTGGCGGCACTCCTTCTCTCCTTTCAGCTCCTCAATTCGAAGATATTCTGAATCTCATCGATCGAAGTTTCAAGATTCAAAGTACGGCGGAAATTACAGTAGAGGCAAATCCCGGAACATTAAATCTGAGTAAATTAAAAGGATTTCGGCACGCTGGAGTTAATCGGTTGTCTTTGGGGATTCAATCACTCAATGATCGAAGTTTGCGATTACTTGGCCGTATCCATTCAGCATCTCTTGCCAGAGAAAGCATTGTAGCGGCGCGCACTGCAGGGTTTGATAATATTAATCTGGATCTGATGTTCGCATTGCCTGAGCAGAATATGGCGTCGTTGGAAGTTGACATATCAGCGCTGCTGGAGTTTGAACCGGAACATGTTTCTCTCTATGGCCTCTCCTTTGAAGAAGGGACGGAGTATTCAGCGCGGCAACAGTCAGGACAGTTAAAGCCGTGTGGAGAGGAGCTCTACGCTGATCAATATATGTTTTTACATCACCATCTGCTTAAGGAGGGGTATGAACATTATGAGATTTCAAATTTTGCCAAGGCTAACCGACGCTGTAATCATAATCAGGTTTATTGGCAGCGGAAAAACTGTCTGGCGATTGGGGCAGGAGCTCATGGTTTTTTAGATCAGGAATGGGGGACAAGGTGGCATATTCCTGCAGATATGTGCCTCTATGAAAAATTGTTATTGCAGGGCAATGATCCTGTAGAGATCCTGGAAAGGTATGACCATAGCGGAGCGATGAAAGAATATGTTTATCTTGCTTTGCGAACCAGTAATGGCGTTAATCTGCAAGAGTTTCATGGGAGGTTTAGAGTTGATTTTCATCAGGTATTTGCCGAAGCTATCCATAAAATGAAACGCTATCTACGGTCAAGCAATGACCACTGTTGCCTTGATATTGAAGGTTGGCTTATTTATGACCACCTGATAAGTCATTTTTTGTAGAGCAAGTAAGAAAATGAAAAAGGGTTTTTCTCTCGGAACCATAAAACTTGACAAAGAGACATGGCATTGATAATCTCGTCAATTAGCACTCACCTCTATTGAGTGCTAACATAAGTTGGATGGTAAGAATGATGAAGATTGCAGGAGTGAATTTCCATGGCTGAATCATTAAACGAACGCAGCCAAAATATTTTAGAGGCGATAGTTGAAGACTATATTGCCTCTGCTGAACCAGTTGGCAGCCGGGCAATCAGTCGTAAGCATAATTTCAATTTGTCGCCTGCGTCGGTGCGCAATGTGATGGCAGACCTGGAAGAAATGGGTTTGCTCTGCTCACCGCATACTTCGTCAGGACGGATACCTACGGGAAAAGGCTTTCAATATTATATTGATACTCTTCTTGAGGTTCGTGACCTCAATCCGAGGGAGAAACAGAATCTGCGGAACAGCTATCGCTTCAAAAATATGCGTATGGAAGATATTATGCAGGAAGTGGGTCGGGTGCTGTCGGGATTGTCTCAATATACGGGGCTGGTTATGGCACCCAAATTTATTTCGACTGTTTTTCGCCAAATCGAATTTATTCGCCTGTCACAAGGTCGATTGCTTGCAATATATGTATCTGAAACCGGGCTGGTTCAAAACAAAGTCATAGAGGCGGATCCATCTTTAACACCGCGGGACCTGGAACATATAAGCAATTATCTTAATGAAGAGCTTAACGGAATGACCATCCAGGAAGTACGCGCTAAGCTCAACGAAGAAATGCATAAAGACCGGGTTGAATATGATCAGCTGAGAAAACAGGCACTGAGTCTTTCCTGCGCTGCATTGCAGGATGAGGTTGAGGATCAGGTCTATGTTTCTGGGGCATCATTGATGTTGGGGCAACCCGAATTTTCAACTCCGGAGAAAATGAAACGCTTGATTCAGAGTTTTGAGAGTAAAAAACTTTTGATTGAGTTGCTCGATCGTGGTCAATCAGCTCAGGGAGTGCATATATTTGTTGGCAGCGACAGCAGTGATATTGACTTGCAGGGATGCAGCTTGATTACTTCGAATTTCTCCAATCAAAAAGGGGCGATAGGAACTCTCGGGGTGATTGGACCTGTGCGGATGAACTATTCTCAGGTTGTTCCGCTAGTGGACTTCACGGCGCAACTGGTCAGCCGGGTTCTCGATCGGGAAATAGAATAAATTATTATGGAAAGCAGCAAAAAATCTGTG
This window encodes:
- a CDS encoding FAD:protein FMN transferase; the protein is MKRRFLIIVVLFIVTGCIIYLNQTKTSGDRLITLAGTTMGTSYHIKLAPAEDQKLNEASIKSKVDARLAGIDSKMSTYKENSDVSHFNTYVAGSWMPISAETMIVVNAAQEVSQLSHGAFDITIGNLVNLWGFGPTVNIYEMPDANVIKSLLPEVGYNKLEVRLSPPGLRKSSDLVYLDLSAIAKGYAVDAIAKLLTDNNIENFLVEIGGEIVTHGHKQQQKPWVVGIETPIAGQRSVRKRLHLADVAMATSGDYRNYFEHEGVRYSHTIDPATGYPIKHSLVSVTVIDQSCMRADALATAIMVMGPDKGLGFAEKHQLAIFMLVKQGDHFIEKYSRLFEPYLNKEEN
- the hemW gene encoding radical SAM family heme chaperone HemW; amino-acid sequence: MSSLYLHIPFCSSKCPYCDFFSQVGTQRQLDRYVELLKRNIEIVSQGLAQPASLNTIFFGGGTPSLLSAPQFEDILNLIDRSFKIQSTAEITVEANPGTLNLSKLKGFRHAGVNRLSLGIQSLNDRSLRLLGRIHSASLARESIVAARTAGFDNINLDLMFALPEQNMASLEVDISALLEFEPEHVSLYGLSFEEGTEYSARQQSGQLKPCGEELYADQYMFLHHHLLKEGYEHYEISNFAKANRRCNHNQVYWQRKNCLAIGAGAHGFLDQEWGTRWHIPADMCLYEKLLLQGNDPVEILERYDHSGAMKEYVYLALRTSNGVNLQEFHGRFRVDFHQVFAEAIHKMKRYLRSSNDHCCLDIEGWLIYDHLISHFL
- the hrcA gene encoding heat-inducible transcriptional repressor HrcA; the protein is MAESLNERSQNILEAIVEDYIASAEPVGSRAISRKHNFNLSPASVRNVMADLEEMGLLCSPHTSSGRIPTGKGFQYYIDTLLEVRDLNPREKQNLRNSYRFKNMRMEDIMQEVGRVLSGLSQYTGLVMAPKFISTVFRQIEFIRLSQGRLLAIYVSETGLVQNKVIEADPSLTPRDLEHISNYLNEELNGMTIQEVRAKLNEEMHKDRVEYDQLRKQALSLSCAALQDEVEDQVYVSGASLMLGQPEFSTPEKMKRLIQSFESKKLLIELLDRGQSAQGVHIFVGSDSSDIDLQGCSLITSNFSNQKGAIGTLGVIGPVRMNYSQVVPLVDFTAQLVSRVLDREIE